In a single window of the Neodiprion virginianus isolate iyNeoVirg1 chromosome 1, iyNeoVirg1.1, whole genome shotgun sequence genome:
- the LOC124302960 gene encoding uncharacterized protein LOC124302960 isoform X2 — translation MYGWYSSYLAQLTADGLSLPITTYSRGLLGSLFAQPWKTGGIVGSTAGPRNHDVLGLTSNPSEPRSVGPDHPEEGGKKNLRMMKLLPVSSSLVPEPKVCELLPLRVKLHLNELCSLHLKLNATHSLQVIANHNVGENLLKLLNN, via the exons CCAACTCACAGCGGATGGATTATCACTTCCCATCACGACATACAGCCGAGGTCTTCTCGGTTCCCTCTTTGCTCAGCCTTGGAAGACTGGAGGAATTGTGGGTTCT ACAGCGGGGCCAAGGAACCACGACGTTCTAGGCTTAACTTCCAATCCGAGTGAACCACGATCAGTCGGTCCGGATCACCCCGAGGAAGGCGGCAAGAAGAACTTGCGGATGATGAAACTTCTTCCCGTTTCCTCATCCCTCGTGCCAGAGCCTAAAGTCTGCGAACTGCTCCCTCTCCGGGTCAAGTTGCACTTAAATGAGCTTTGCTCGCTACATCTGAAATTGAATGCAACCCATTCGCTTCAAGTCATAGCAAATCATAACGTAGGAGAAAATTTGTTAAAGCTTTTGAATAACTAG
- the LOC124302960 gene encoding uncharacterized protein LOC124302960 isoform X1, translating to MYGWYSSYLAQLTADGLSLPITTYSRGLLGSLFAQPWKTGGIVGSFNAVEEAVMFQTAGPRNHDVLGLTSNPSEPRSVGPDHPEEGGKKNLRMMKLLPVSSSLVPEPKVCELLPLRVKLHLNELCSLHLKLNATHSLQVIANHNVGENLLKLLNN from the exons CCAACTCACAGCGGATGGATTATCACTTCCCATCACGACATACAGCCGAGGTCTTCTCGGTTCCCTCTTTGCTCAGCCTTGGAAGACTGGAGGAATTGTGGGTTCT TTCAATGCAGTTGAAGAGGCCGTGATGTTCCAGACAGCGGGGCCAAGGAACCACGACGTTCTAGGCTTAACTTCCAATCCGAGTGAACCACGATCAGTCGGTCCGGATCACCCCGAGGAAGGCGGCAAGAAGAACTTGCGGATGATGAAACTTCTTCCCGTTTCCTCATCCCTCGTGCCAGAGCCTAAAGTCTGCGAACTGCTCCCTCTCCGGGTCAAGTTGCACTTAAATGAGCTTTGCTCGCTACATCTGAAATTGAATGCAACCCATTCGCTTCAAGTCATAGCAAATCATAACGTAGGAGAAAATTTGTTAAAGCTTTTGAATAACTAG